From Pseudomonas sp. stari2, a single genomic window includes:
- the mdcA gene encoding malonate decarboxylase subunit alpha, with product MTTTISPDSRWTRRRDEKLRRLDKVRGLADGAVLPTDKIVAALEALILPGDRVVLEGNNQKQADFLSRALAMADPEKLHDLHMIMPSVGRSEHLDLFERGIARKLDFSFAGTQSLRISQLLEDGLLEIGAIHTYIELYARLVVDLIPNVVLSAGFMADRAGNIYTGPSTEDTPALIEPAAFSDGIVIVQVNQLVDDVSELPRVDIPASWVDFVVVADKPFYIEPLFTRDPRHIKPVHVLMAMMAIRGIYEKHNVQSLNHGIGFNTAAIELILPTYGESLGLKGKICRNWTLNPHPTLIPAIESGWVESVHCFGTELGMENYIAARPDVFFTGRDGSLRSNRMFCQLAGQYAVDLFIGATLQVDGDGHSSTVTRGRLAGFGGAPNMGHDPRGRRHGTPAWLDMRHDDSQQPMLERGKKLVVQMVETFQEGGKPTFVETLDAVDVAKKSGMPLAPIMIYGDDVTHLLTEEGIAYLYKARSLEERQAMIAAVAGVTAIGLRHNPKDTERMRREGLIALPEDLGIRRTDATRELLAAKSVADLVEWSGGLYNPPAKFRSW from the coding sequence ATGACAACAACAATTTCCCCCGACTCGCGCTGGACGCGGCGGCGTGACGAGAAGCTGCGGCGCCTCGACAAGGTGCGCGGGCTGGCCGACGGTGCGGTGCTGCCCACCGACAAGATCGTCGCGGCGCTCGAAGCGCTGATCCTGCCCGGTGACCGTGTGGTGTTGGAGGGCAACAACCAGAAGCAGGCGGATTTCCTTTCCCGGGCCTTGGCCATGGCCGATCCAGAAAAGCTCCACGACCTGCACATGATCATGCCCAGCGTCGGCCGCTCCGAGCACCTCGACCTGTTCGAACGCGGCATCGCCCGCAAGCTCGATTTCTCCTTCGCCGGCACCCAGAGCCTGCGTATCAGCCAGTTGCTGGAAGACGGTCTGCTGGAAATCGGCGCGATCCACACTTACATCGAACTCTATGCCCGTCTGGTGGTGGACCTGATCCCCAACGTCGTGCTCTCGGCCGGGTTCATGGCTGACCGTGCCGGCAACATCTACACCGGCCCGAGCACCGAAGACACCCCGGCGCTGATCGAACCGGCGGCTTTCAGCGACGGCATCGTCATCGTCCAGGTCAATCAACTGGTGGACGACGTCAGCGAACTGCCTCGCGTGGATATTCCCGCATCGTGGGTGGATTTCGTGGTGGTGGCGGACAAGCCGTTCTACATCGAACCGCTGTTCACCCGCGACCCTCGCCACATCAAGCCTGTGCACGTGTTGATGGCGATGATGGCGATCCGCGGCATCTACGAAAAACACAATGTGCAGTCGCTGAACCACGGCATCGGTTTCAACACCGCCGCCATCGAACTGATCCTGCCGACCTACGGCGAATCCCTCGGCCTCAAGGGCAAGATCTGCCGTAACTGGACGCTCAATCCGCACCCAACCTTGATCCCGGCCATCGAAAGCGGCTGGGTCGAAAGCGTGCATTGCTTCGGCACCGAACTGGGCATGGAAAACTACATCGCCGCTCGCCCGGACGTGTTCTTCACCGGGCGCGACGGCTCGCTGCGTTCCAACCGGATGTTCTGCCAACTGGCCGGGCAATACGCGGTGGACCTGTTCATCGGCGCGACCCTGCAAGTCGATGGCGATGGCCATTCCTCTACCGTGACTCGTGGCCGCCTCGCCGGTTTCGGCGGCGCACCGAACATGGGCCACGATCCGCGCGGTCGCCGTCATGGCACCCCGGCCTGGCTCGACATGCGCCATGACGATTCGCAGCAGCCGATGCTCGAACGCGGCAAGAAGCTTGTGGTGCAGATGGTCGAGACCTTCCAGGAGGGCGGCAAACCGACCTTCGTCGAAACCCTCGACGCGGTGGACGTGGCGAAGAAAAGCGGCATGCCGCTGGCGCCGATCATGATCTACGGCGACGACGTCACCCACCTGCTCACCGAAGAAGGCATCGCCTACCTGTACAAGGCGCGCTCGCTGGAAGAGCGTCAGGCGATGATCGCTGCCGTTGCCGGCGTCACTGCCATCGGCCTGCGCCACAACCCGAAAGACACTGAACGCATGCGCCGCGAAGGCCTGATCGCCTTGCCCGAAGACCTTGGCATCCGTCGCACCGACGCCACCCGCGAATTGCTCGCGGCGAAAAGCGTGGCCGATCTGGTCGAGTGGTCCGGCGGCCTCTACAACCCGCCCGCCAAGTTCAGGAGCTGGTAA
- a CDS encoding chemotaxis protein CheW yields MHERRDNQRTNQLTGLLLPLADRNLILPNVAVAELIDYQSSAFDLDTPPWYLGRVTWRERQIPLLSFESACGNKIVIGERARIVILNALGGLPTLRFIALLVQGIPRSYKLDSQLSYVDVPLCTLEQAAVQVGEQVAKVPDLLALEKLLVDAGLVH; encoded by the coding sequence ATGCATGAACGCCGGGACAACCAGCGCACCAACCAACTCACCGGGCTGCTGCTGCCGCTGGCGGATCGCAACCTGATCCTGCCCAACGTCGCCGTCGCCGAGCTGATCGACTACCAGTCCAGTGCCTTCGATCTCGACACGCCGCCGTGGTATCTGGGCCGGGTAACCTGGCGCGAGCGGCAGATTCCGCTGCTGAGTTTCGAGTCGGCGTGCGGCAACAAGATCGTCATCGGCGAACGGGCCCGGATCGTCATCCTCAACGCCCTCGGCGGATTGCCGACGCTGCGCTTCATTGCCTTACTGGTGCAGGGGATTCCGCGCTCGTACAAGCTCGACAGCCAGTTGAGTTATGTCGACGTGCCGCTGTGTACGCTGGAGCAGGCAGCGGTGCAGGTTGGGGAGCAGGTGGCGAAGGTACCGGATCTATTGGCATTGGAGAAATTGTTGGTGGATGCGGGGCTGGTCCACTGA
- a CDS encoding Hpt domain-containing protein: MGDRHDYVALEWVKGEIAETLRQAHQAIEAVLDDPQSVPGLDECLACIHQVHGSLQMVEFYGAALLAEEMEHLVEALQNDRVSHRDEALHLLLQAFGQLPIYLDRVQGARRDLPLVVLPLINDLRSARGESLLSETSLFSPQLPELPPLSQEALALLEPADLPNVLRKLRQMLQMALVGLLREQDDQTHLGYLSKVFTRLEALSGDSPLSPLWQVASALVEGMREGRIANSPALRSLFKDADKELKRLLEQGMAGLNQPPPPELFKSLLFYIAKAEHPTGQMLTMKDRYSLDDALPDSAMVDEERARLAGPDRDAMRSVLAALCEELVRVKERLDLFVRSDRQHTSDLDSLLAPLRQIADTLAVLGFGQPRKVIIDQLAVVLSLAQGQREPNDATLMDVAGALLYVEATLAGMVGTVEPESPEDSRLPTTDLTQIHQIVIKEARICLQQAKDMIVDYIDADWDRQQLQPLPALLTQVRGALAMIPLARAASLLEACNGFIREHLLLDPHEPGWQQLDNLADVITSLEYYLERLTDDPQAPSEQLLDVAQKSLASLGYFPDEPPNEQRVPLLDDVLSPSEALVMQDLQELDDPQIAQSLADVLASPVSAVNPPALTTPGSLLPPPADEKPVDDELREVFLEETEEVLDVLRDYLPRWTADPQDREALSELRRAFHTLKGSGRMVRALVLGELAWAVENLLNRVLEHSVEPGPAVQQLLAETLLLLPDLIAEFAINHQRQRQDVDQLAARAHALAKGDTPLPAEDVEDVAALDPLLLEIFRNEAETHLASLNRFLDLAAEHVPLQASDELQRALHTLKGSASMAGVLPIAELAAPLDKLAREFKAHQLALDLDEVELLLEAEGLFRVGLRQLKHDPLAPIVGAQSLIKRTETLLSERLESILNAPSSALRVKRDPQLINNFLAQGMDILLDAENLLQRWQQHPGERQELSALLDELTTLGEGAHLADLLPVDVLCEALLDLYGAVEESSLAVSERFFHEAQQAHEALINMLDELAAGQEITPQPQRIRALHELLDESLDPSAMGLIRSDGSRTLSISELGSATAELQKNTSGIGADDEIVEIFLEEAVDILDSAGQALQRWLNDPENGAPLSSLQRDLHTLKGGARMAEVEAVGNLAQELENLYEGLVDRRYNYSDALGRLLLQSHDRLALYLDQLHDHQPLKPAQDLIDAIRQFRQGQAGSPETPAPAASHDGAGHDPELLEIFLEEGFDIIENSGAALLRWQAEPGNRQEVETLLRDLHTLKGGARMVEIGPIGDLAHELEYLYESLSSGTLQSSAELFALLQRGHDRLAQMLDAVRAGQPCPPADRLIGAIQNFSHPVAVETPAPILPVPLKTEPAAPAAEAGVDMVKVSAELLDDLVNLAGETSIFRGRIEQQVSDAQTALNEMETTIERMRDQLRRLDTETQGRILSRQQVDAERLGYEEFDPLEMDRHSQLQQLSRALFESASDLLDLKETLDRRTLDAENLLQQQGRINTELQEGLMRTRMVPFERMLPRLKRIVRQVAEELNKDVAFTVGNAEGEMDRNVLERMAAPLEHMLRNAVDHGLEPADVRLAAGKPAQGQISLDLSREGSDIVFDIRDDGAGVPLDAVRRKAIKRGLLAPNAEISDREVLQFILQPGFSTAEKITQISGRGVGMDVVHEEVRQLGGTMSIDSVPGQGVHFRIRLPFTVSVNRALMVQCGEDQYAIPLNTIDGIVRVLPNELDGHFRLDPPSYQYGGQRYELCYLGELLKTAPRPKLSGQSLPVPVLLVQCNDRHIAVQVDTMAGTREIVVKSLGPQFASVQGVSGATILGDGRVVLILDLLAPIRAMQARLPQRPASHEIESEPQKPLLVMVVDDSVTVRKVTSRLLERHGMNVLTAKDGVDAMLLLEEHMPDLMLLDIEMPRMDGFEVATQVRHDERLKHLPIIMITSRTGQKHRDRAMAIGVNDYLGKPYQESVLLESIALWSKKHA, translated from the coding sequence GCGCTGGCCCTGCTGGAACCGGCCGATTTACCCAATGTGCTGCGCAAGTTGCGGCAAATGTTGCAGATGGCGCTGGTGGGCTTGCTCCGCGAACAGGACGATCAGACTCACCTCGGTTACCTGAGCAAAGTCTTCACCCGCCTCGAAGCCTTGAGCGGCGATTCACCCTTGAGTCCGTTGTGGCAGGTCGCCTCGGCACTGGTCGAGGGCATGCGCGAAGGCCGGATCGCCAACAGCCCGGCCCTGCGCAGCCTGTTCAAGGACGCCGACAAGGAGCTCAAGCGCCTGCTCGAACAAGGCATGGCCGGCCTCAACCAGCCACCGCCGCCCGAGCTGTTCAAAAGCCTGCTGTTCTATATTGCCAAAGCCGAACATCCCACCGGGCAGATGCTGACCATGAAAGATCGCTACTCCCTGGACGACGCGTTGCCCGACAGCGCGATGGTCGACGAAGAACGCGCGCGCCTGGCCGGCCCCGACCGCGATGCGATGCGCTCGGTGCTCGCGGCGCTGTGCGAAGAGCTGGTGCGGGTCAAGGAACGCCTCGATCTGTTCGTGCGCAGCGACCGCCAGCACACCTCGGATCTGGACAGCCTGCTGGCGCCGCTGCGGCAGATCGCCGACACACTCGCGGTGCTCGGTTTCGGCCAGCCGCGCAAGGTCATCATCGATCAACTGGCGGTGGTGCTCAGCCTCGCTCAGGGCCAGCGCGAACCGAACGACGCCACGCTGATGGACGTCGCCGGCGCCTTGCTCTATGTCGAAGCGACGCTGGCCGGGATGGTCGGCACGGTGGAACCGGAAAGCCCGGAAGACTCGCGCCTGCCCACCACCGACCTGACGCAGATCCATCAGATCGTGATCAAGGAAGCGCGCATCTGCCTGCAACAGGCCAAGGACATGATCGTCGACTACATCGACGCCGACTGGGATCGCCAGCAACTGCAACCGTTGCCGGCGCTGCTGACCCAGGTGCGCGGTGCGCTGGCGATGATCCCGTTGGCGCGTGCGGCAAGCCTGCTGGAAGCCTGCAACGGTTTTATCCGCGAGCATCTGTTGCTCGATCCCCATGAGCCGGGCTGGCAGCAACTGGACAACCTGGCCGATGTCATCACCAGTCTCGAGTATTACCTTGAACGCCTGACCGATGACCCGCAGGCACCGAGCGAGCAACTGCTCGATGTCGCGCAGAAAAGCCTGGCCAGCCTCGGCTACTTTCCTGACGAGCCGCCAAACGAACAACGGGTGCCGCTGCTCGACGATGTGCTCAGCCCCAGCGAAGCGCTGGTGATGCAGGACCTGCAGGAACTCGATGACCCGCAAATCGCCCAGTCGCTGGCCGATGTGCTGGCCAGTCCGGTGTCAGCGGTCAACCCGCCCGCGTTGACCACGCCCGGCAGCCTGCTTCCACCGCCCGCCGATGAAAAGCCGGTGGATGACGAGCTGCGTGAAGTGTTCCTCGAAGAGACCGAGGAAGTGCTCGATGTGCTGCGCGACTACCTGCCGCGCTGGACTGCCGATCCGCAGGACCGGGAGGCATTGAGTGAATTGCGCCGCGCTTTTCACACTCTGAAGGGCAGCGGGCGCATGGTCCGTGCGCTGGTTCTCGGCGAACTGGCCTGGGCGGTGGAAAACCTGCTCAACCGGGTGCTGGAGCACAGCGTCGAACCGGGCCCGGCGGTGCAACAATTGCTGGCCGAAACGTTGCTGTTGCTGCCGGACCTGATTGCCGAATTCGCCATCAACCATCAGCGCCAGCGTCAGGATGTCGATCAGTTGGCGGCCCGCGCCCATGCATTGGCCAAGGGCGACACGCCGTTGCCGGCCGAAGACGTAGAAGACGTCGCTGCGCTCGACCCGCTGTTGCTGGAGATTTTCCGCAACGAAGCCGAAACCCACCTCGCCAGCCTCAACCGCTTTCTCGATCTGGCCGCCGAACACGTGCCGTTGCAAGCCAGCGACGAACTGCAGCGCGCGCTGCACACCCTCAAGGGCAGCGCGTCGATGGCCGGCGTATTGCCGATCGCCGAACTGGCGGCGCCACTGGACAAACTGGCCCGGGAGTTCAAGGCTCATCAACTGGCCCTGGACCTCGACGAAGTGGAGTTGCTGCTGGAAGCCGAAGGCCTGTTCCGCGTCGGTCTGCGCCAGCTCAAACACGACCCTCTGGCGCCAATCGTCGGTGCGCAGTCGCTGATCAAACGCACCGAAACCTTGCTCAGCGAGCGCCTCGAATCCATCCTCAATGCTCCGAGCAGCGCCCTGCGGGTCAAGCGTGATCCGCAACTGATCAACAACTTCCTGGCCCAGGGCATGGACATCCTGCTCGACGCCGAAAACCTCTTGCAGCGCTGGCAGCAGCACCCCGGCGAACGCCAGGAACTCAGTGCGTTGCTGGATGAACTGACGACCCTCGGCGAGGGCGCGCACCTGGCGGATCTGCTGCCGGTGGACGTGTTGTGCGAAGCCTTGCTCGACCTGTATGGCGCGGTGGAAGAAAGCAGCCTGGCGGTCAGCGAACGGTTTTTCCATGAGGCGCAGCAGGCCCACGAAGCGCTGATCAACATGCTCGACGAACTGGCCGCCGGCCAGGAAATCACCCCGCAACCGCAGCGCATCCGTGCGCTGCACGAACTGCTCGACGAAAGCCTCGACCCGTCGGCCATGGGCCTGATTCGCAGCGACGGCAGTCGAACCCTGAGTATTTCCGAGCTGGGCAGCGCCACTGCCGAACTGCAAAAAAACACCAGCGGAATCGGCGCGGATGACGAGATCGTCGAGATCTTCCTCGAAGAAGCGGTGGACATTCTCGACAGCGCCGGGCAAGCCTTGCAGCGCTGGTTGAACGATCCGGAAAACGGCGCGCCACTGTCGTCGCTGCAACGGGACCTGCACACCCTCAAGGGAGGTGCGCGGATGGCCGAGGTCGAGGCCGTTGGCAACCTGGCCCAGGAGCTGGAAAACCTTTACGAAGGCCTGGTGGATCGCCGCTACAACTACAGCGACGCATTGGGCCGACTGTTGCTGCAAAGCCATGACCGCCTGGCGTTGTACCTCGATCAACTGCATGACCATCAGCCTTTGAAACCGGCGCAGGACTTGATTGACGCGATCCGCCAGTTCCGTCAGGGCCAGGCTGGCAGTCCCGAAACACCGGCACCCGCCGCCAGCCATGACGGTGCAGGACACGATCCGGAGCTGCTGGAAATCTTCCTCGAAGAAGGTTTCGACATCATCGAAAACTCCGGTGCCGCGCTGCTGCGCTGGCAGGCCGAACCCGGCAACCGCCAGGAAGTGGAAACCCTGCTGCGCGACCTGCACACCCTCAAGGGCGGCGCGCGAATGGTGGAGATCGGCCCCATCGGCGACCTCGCTCATGAGCTGGAATACCTTTACGAAAGCCTGTCCTCCGGCACCCTGCAAAGCAGCGCCGAACTGTTTGCCCTGTTGCAGCGCGGCCATGACCGGTTGGCGCAGATGCTCGATGCGGTGCGCGCCGGCCAGCCATGCCCGCCGGCGGATCGACTGATAGGCGCGATCCAGAATTTCAGCCACCCGGTGGCGGTGGAAACGCCTGCGCCGATACTGCCGGTGCCCTTGAAGACCGAACCCGCCGCGCCCGCTGCCGAGGCGGGTGTGGACATGGTCAAGGTCTCCGCCGAATTGCTTGATGACCTGGTCAACCTCGCGGGCGAAACCTCGATTTTCCGCGGGCGTATCGAGCAGCAGGTCAGCGATGCGCAGACGGCCCTGAACGAGATGGAAACCACCATTGAGCGCATGCGCGATCAGTTGCGCCGGCTCGACACCGAAACCCAGGGGCGGATTCTCAGCCGTCAGCAAGTGGACGCCGAACGTTTGGGCTACGAAGAATTCGACCCACTGGAAATGGATCGCCATTCGCAGTTGCAACAGTTGTCCCGGGCGCTGTTCGAATCCGCCTCCGACCTGCTCGACCTCAAGGAAACCCTCGACCGGCGCACCCTCGACGCGGAGAACCTGTTGCAACAACAGGGGCGGATCAACACCGAATTGCAGGAAGGCCTGATGCGCACGCGCATGGTGCCGTTCGAGCGCATGTTGCCGCGACTCAAGCGCATCGTCCGGCAGGTGGCCGAAGAGCTGAACAAGGATGTGGCGTTCACCGTCGGCAACGCCGAAGGCGAGATGGATCGCAACGTCCTCGAACGCATGGCGGCGCCGCTGGAACATATGCTGCGCAACGCCGTCGACCATGGTCTGGAACCCGCCGACGTGCGACTGGCAGCGGGCAAACCGGCTCAAGGTCAGATCAGCCTTGATCTGTCCCGTGAGGGCAGCGACATCGTTTTCGACATCCGCGACGACGGCGCCGGCGTACCGTTGGACGCGGTGCGACGCAAGGCGATCAAGCGCGGCCTGCTGGCACCGAACGCGGAAATCAGCGACCGCGAAGTGTTGCAGTTCATCCTCCAGCCGGGCTTTTCCACTGCCGAGAAAATCACCCAGATTTCCGGGCGCGGCGTGGGCATGGACGTGGTCCACGAAGAAGTGCGGCAACTGGGCGGCACCATGAGCATCGACTCGGTGCCGGGGCAGGGCGTGCATTTTCGCATTCGCCTGCCGTTCACCGTGTCAGTCAACCGTGCACTGATGGTGCAGTGCGGCGAGGATCAGTACGCGATTCCGTTGAACACCATCGACGGCATCGTCCGCGTGCTGCCGAATGAGCTGGACGGGCATTTCCGTCTCGACCCGCCGAGTTATCAATACGGCGGCCAGCGTTATGAGCTGTGCTACTTGGGCGAGCTGCTGAAAACTGCCCCACGGCCGAAACTGTCCGGCCAGAGCCTGCCGGTGCCGGTCTTGCTGGTGCAGTGCAACGACCGGCACATCGCGGTGCAGGTCGACACGATGGCCGGAACCCGCGAGATCGTGGTCAAGAGCCTCGGCCCGCAGTTCGCGTCGGTGCAGGGCGTGTCCGGAGCGACGATTCTCGGCGATGGCCGGGTGGTGCTGATTCTCGACCTGCTGGCGCCGATCCGCGCGATGCAGGCGCGGTTGCCGCAGCGTCCGGCCAGTCACGAAATCGAGAGCGAACCGCAAAAGCCGTTGCTGGTGATGGTGGTCGACGATTCGGTGACGGTGCGCAAGGTCACCAGCCGTCTGCTCGAACGTCATGGCATGAACGTGCTGACCGCCAAGGACGGGGTCGATGCGATGCTGCTGCTGGAAGAACACATGCCGGACCTGATGCTGCTCGACATCGAAATGCCGCGCATGGACGGCTTCGAAGTGGCGACCCAGGTGCGCCACGACGAGCGCCTGAAACACCTGCCGATCATCATGATCACCTCGCGCACCGGCCAGAAACACCGCGACCGCGCGATGGCCATCGGCGTCAACGACTACCTCGGCAAGCCGTACCAGGAATCGGTGCTGCTCGAAAGCATCGCGCTGTGGAGCAAAAAACATGCATGA